AGTCTATGGAGGGAAATGCATCTGATTCTCCTAAATTAGTGATGAAAGTGCCAGTGTGAAACCATGCGAGTTACTGAATATAAAACCTGTTCAAATCATTAGTGTATATtccttaaattttaattatactatcaattattaaatatttccaattttaaggtatttaaattgaatcaaaataaaacattcctttATCTGGATCTTATAGACTTGATGCCTAGTAACTAAAATAATGACTCTTGTTTTAATACCCTTAGTTTGCTGTCTTTAATGAGGGTATCACGAagttctaaaatgtatttttaggtTAATCTTTCACTAGTTTAGTTTCTCAATTAGTTAGTGTATATTTTGTGTAGttatgttcatttgtttgcttctgtatttttttaaaagagcactTGAAAGCTTggctttttctgttttcatcaCTTAGTATCTTTGTATTAGAACCTGAATAATTCATTAATATGAAATGTTGGTATTATGTGACTCAGAAGATCTCGGGTTTTAAAGTTTCTAGCATGAgttaaactaaaatataatgtACTGATGAAATTTAATTGAAATATCCTTGACTAGAAACACTGATGTTTTTGATGTTAGTGTTTTTTTCTTAGCTTTAGAAATCCTGGTATTAAAAAGAGTGTAATCACACCACATAAATTTTCTTTAGATGATGTGCAGAAGAAACTGATTGGGAATGCAGGAGTAACTGTAGGGAGAAACATTTTGATCACTGATAAGCTTTAGAACTATCAAATGAATTACACTGAGGGTAGTCAAATAAAATAGACCACCCCACCACAGTCACTGCATGGAAAGTGGTTAAGTTTGACATAAAACATGTTGAATGTTATGAAAACAAATATTGTACTGAATTTAGTCtctcaggaaaaaataaattactttgttGGAAatgtttagtttcattttttacatttgtgttaatttttaaCATTGTATTTATGTCTgaaaaccacatgaaattcatTTAGCTAAGAGCCTTCCTgatttaaatttcattattaatACATAAGAATATTGACAGATGATTGTGATTCAGATAAACTTAGATCCCACCTGACCTTCTTTCAAAATGATACTTTCCATTGCTGAATAAAAACTCTGGGGAGACCTTTACAGGACAGTGGTCACAGTGAAATACCATcagttaagaaaaaaacaaactctggcctggggatgtagctcaactGGGTGAATGCTTCGAGTATGGAGGAGACCCTGGGTTGCTCCTGGGCATGGTATAAAATAGTGTGGTGTCTGTAAACCCAGCATTAGAGGGGGAAagggcaggaggaccagaaaaATCTTTGAGGCTAGCCAGTAATACAGGATGAGACAGATTTAACACTTGGgaaacttgggaggtggaggcaggaggatcagaagttaaaGGTCAGCTGGGGCTATTCTGTTACAAATAAGATCTTTGAAATTTTGCTTTATTGGCTTTTTccatagtggttctcaacctgtgggtcacagccccTTCAGCAACCTTCTATCTTAAAAAAtatctacattacaattcataacagtagcaaagtacagttatgaagtaaaaatcaaaataactttatggctggggTTCACCAGAGCATGAGGAACTAACTGttttaaagggccacagcattaggaagcctGAGAACTACTGGTATAGACGGTTCTTTTCCCTAGCTGTCCTGTAACTGGTTATGTGGACCTCAGGCTGGCAGTGGTTTTTCTTAGTTCttaaaatgtgtgtatacatgcacacacataaactacAGTGGGTGTtggggtcagaggataactttgttTCTCCTGAcagcatgtgggttctggaggtCAAACTCCAATAGCTGAATCCTTTTACACACCCAGCCAACCTAGCCTACGTTttcattttggttgtttttcctTAAAAGAGTAATGTATATGTCTCCATGTTAGTaagcacatataaacacagaataAAAGAAGTGTTTTCTAAATTAGGTGGAAAGAGAttcaaggaagacacccaacatctcCCCCTTGCTTCCATACagcatgtgcacattcacacaaacatgtAGACACCAGACACAAATTTATATGGAGGCATCATTCTACCAGTACCCTTTCCATTTGGATAAAATAGTTACAATAAAGTTTTGGAGGAATTACTACTGTGATTAAAATCccatttgaggggctggagagatggctcagcacttaggagtAGCCACTGGCTACTCTTCAGAGAGTTTGGTTCCAGgctgattcccagaacccacacggtggctcatgtCACCTGtacctccagtcccagggatccatGCCCTCTTCAGGCTTCCAATAGCACTGcatagacatgcagacaaaatacccatacacataaaaataaaattttaatttttagctatGCATGGAAGTgcatgcaaaaaaacaaaacaaaaaaaccccaaaggaaaaaaaattcaatttttagatttaaaagtaagtatatgaatattttactaACATtcatctgtgcaccatgtgcatggcTGTGCCCAAACAGGACAGAAGAGGGGGTCGGAtaccctaggactggagttacaattgTGAGCCacactgtgtgtgctgggaaccaaacctctgGGGCCAcatgctgagcatctctccactactttaaacaatttaaaaaatcccATTTGGCCAAAATTCAATCTAAAAGGCACAATTTTAAACCAGCCCTCGCACATTTCtggtttaaaaaattaattagcaTCTGTTAAGTGGATAACTTTACCAAAACCTAATGAGCcgattgtttttttatttaagcATTACTTGGGTGTACACTATAACATAGAGTCCCAGAAAAAAGAATTGACTattagctgggtatggtgacacatgcctataatcccagtggtTAGGAGGCAGgcgcaggaagatcagaaattcaagggaAGCCTAGGTGACAAAGCTAGctggaggcagcctgggctatgcaagatcctgtctcaaaaaagaaaagaaacaaaaacaaactggcaAATCGAAACAAGGACCCTTAAGGAAAGGATATATATAATCTTGACTCCTTCAGAAGCCAAAATGAAGGTGAGAATCCAAGTCCTAAAGTAAGGATTACTAAGACATGTCATATGTTTCTCTGCAGAGCTCACAGCCATTACAAAATAAAGGACTAAAACCACTAGTCCCTCCAAAAACTTCAAAGTCAACTTACTCATGTTCCAAAAACCAAGGTACTTCTTTGAGCTAATCTTTACTTCACAGAAAACTTTGAAAGGATTTATACATTTAAGGGAAAAGACACTCCACTTGCAGAGTGTGCTACTACACGAGCAGACAATAAAGACCACTCCCAAGGGACCAGCCACAGCACCTTTCCACCAGGAGTTGGAAAGAACAAGACAGAAGACACTGActtaaataaagtttatttaaaaaaaaggaaaaggtggtTATTTTTGCAATGCCATGGTTGTAggacagaggcagcagatctcctTTCCCTAaccatgttttttttcttctgcacaaAGGCAGCTAATGTTACAAAAGTCAACAAACTTTCTCCAAACAGTAGGTTTATAGGCCACATGTGGTCTCAGTCATGAATGTCTTCCTTTTATAAcctcttaaaaatgtaaaaaacctTTTTAGTTTTTGCCCCATACAAAAAAGACTGGGCCAAACTTGGCCCGTGAGTGGAGTCTTCTGACCCCTGGTATAAAATAATCTTATCAGAGAAATTGTTCTCTTGAGGCTTTTGATACCTGTTGCCCATAGTCAAGTAAAGAAGGGCTTCGTTTACAACTAGATGTGGCTGTGACAGAAGTCGACTTGGAGAGTTCTGTTCACCCTTTACTCTCCCAGTTTTTCCATTCACTCATTTCATAAGCTTAACCACCAACTATATACTTTTAAGTATTGTGTTAGCAAAATTTCCAGTGTTTTTCTCTAAAAGAGTAAGTCCTTCATTTTCTCTAAGACAGGAATTATTAGGTCTTACTATTCATGTTGCAGGTGTGTCCAACCCGTGGTCAAGGACAGCTATAAACTCAGCCTAACACAAAAtcataacatttaaaacatgattttttttttttgcaagttttTAACAAAGCCAAGTCACAATGTCAAAAGGTAGGACATGCCTGCAGGATAAATCAAGATAGAAAATCAAGAGGGGATTCAAGGGAACTCAAgattacaaaaagaaaactctACCTAACAAAATGATATCCTTATACTCCAATCATCTTCTTGAAATCACAGATTACATGAAAAATACATAGCTCtctatttaaaaagataattgttTTTCCCACAGGTTAAGTCTTTCTTCCATACTGGGGCTCAGTCCCAGGCCCTTGTATCTGCTAAGCAGGCACGCAACACAACTATAGCCTGAGCCCAAgttgacacattaaaaaaaagaaaaaacttagatCACATTCCAAATAATTTCCTCCACTTCCCTAATTTGATGTCAGAAAATCTGGATCTAGGTAGGGCCCTTCATTAGCTATTTCAGCTTCAAAATAGTTACAAGCCAGGTGTGGAGATTTAGGTCCATAATCCTGAAGCTGAGAAAAAAGGACATtgtaacaagttcaaggctagcctgggctacagaatgaaacccagtctcaaaagccCACTATATTTTAGGGCAAATATTGCCTCAGAAgtaatttgtacttttttttaactCAGAATGGATGGTCGTGTTTCCTTCAGGATGTGAGCTTTCTGTATCTGGCTAAATATACAAAATGAGGgaagacctttttaaaaaagaagggcaCAGGAGTTCAGTACTAAAATAGAAAGGTTACCCTAATTCCAGATCTTTGGTAAAGATACTAACTATAATTGATTGCCCACACCACCAAAACATGGCACATTTACAAGTgattgtgattttccttttcaACATGTAAACAAAGGGGGAAAGCCTTAGGAAATTTTGGAAAATACATTAGTCTCAGTTCTcttaaatacacagacacacaattcaTGGGTGGAAGGAGCAGAGTGGGCCAAGGTTATCGCTTCCGTTCGCCTCtctgtgtccttttcttttccttctccttgcGTTCCTGCTTGGCTAGTTTGTCCTTCTCCCTCTGCAGCTTGTcctgttccttcttcctctggGACTCATCCCGAAGTGAGTCTCTCTCCAATTTCCGAGCATTGAGAACATCTTCCACGTTGGTGTTTCGGAACAAGGCTACCAGTGAGTTAAGGGATTCAGGCCCAAGTCCTGTAGGCAATAATCTTGCTCCTTCCTCAGTCTGGATGACTGTCTCTACACACTGAGTCCTAAATGCACTCTAGCTATTCCTAGTACAGGGAAGCATCTTTGGTTTggactagagatggctcagtggtcacaggcacttgctcttacagagaggacctgggttcagaccCACAGTGGCTCATTCCTAtgcataactccagttccaggagatccagtgccctcttctggcctctgttggcaccAGACATTAGGCACAAGTACACAAgtatgcatgcaaaacactcattaaaaaaaaaaaaaaaaccaaacaatcttTGGTTTAATGGTAAGGGTCttaactggttttgtttttttaatttatgtgagtgcattgtagctgtcttcagacagaagagagcatcagatcttattataaatggttgtgagccaccatgtggttgctgggaattgaactcaggacctctggaagagcagtcagtgctcttaaccactaagccatctcgccagccctaacTGTAAGTCTTAATGTTACAATTCACCCTAAAATGTtccttggattaaaaaaaaaaatctcatttggaAAACTAAGCCTGAACtttggaatattttataaaaatgaagttcATTAACAAGGACATCTGAAAAATACTGTTTATACTTGCAAATAAAGTcgatccaaaaacaaaaacaaaatattctcacTCCAAATAGCCTAAGGCAAAATAACTGCTGCGGAGCCTAGGGCACATCAGTGGAGGAGTATCCCTGTGGCTTAAAAAATGCCCATGCACTTGGACCACAAAAATGCTTGGAAGTAATTAAGGTTTATTCTTACAAATAAACCTTAATTTGATCTTTTCCCTAAAGTTTAAGTGAAAAACCAAGTTATGCTGTCAACACGAAACTCCTGAGTTTAACAAAAGTTAGAAAACAGCCAAAAAATGtattccttatttcttttaactttcaaaataaaatatcaggggctgggtcagcagttaagaacactggctgctcttccagaggacctgggttcaattctcagaacccacatggtggcgcgcacaaccatctgtaactcaagttccaaaggatctgccatcctcttttggtctctgggggcatcatgcacacatatggtgcacacgCATAACACGCagacaaaacactaaaaaaacaaaacaaacaaaaaaaaaacttaacaacaacaaaaaaggcactAGGCAATTAATCTCCTCTATACTCTTAAAATATGACCTTTTCTACTTTACGCTATACAATAAGAGCACTAGCCTAAGCATACACAAGGCCTTCCTGTCAGTCTGTCACGCCACAAGTGAATTCCTGAGATAATCCCTGATAGCGCACTGTAACCTCTTACTTCAAAGGGGAGTTCTACATTTACCTGCTTAGGAAACATCTCAGAGTGACCTGTTAGTGGGACCTTCTTCCtcaacacatattttatattttcagcttCAAGAATTTAGCCTCTGTTCTTTTTTCAATTACAAGGTTTTTAAGAATAAAGATAAAATCTTCACATTTAAAACTTTTCTACAGCCCCCAGGCAACCAGAGTTCCAGgcaatatcaatatatatatatatatatatatatatatatatatatccctctaGTTGGGTATGATGGCTCATACCTTAAAGGACAGCCTCCAATATAGCCAGTTTGAGTTTAGTCTGGACTAAAAGaaactcctgtctcaaaaaaccaaaccaaaccaaacaaacaaacaaacaaagaaaccaaacctcaacaaaaacccaacaagaagccaggtgtggtggtgcattcctttaatcatagcactcaagagacagaggcaggcagatctctgtaggttccaggccagcctggtctatatagttccAGTTTAGTCATGACTAtctagtaagaccctgtctcataataaaaaataaattaataagaaaatgatacaaattaattttaaaagccacCTCCTTTGCTAGGTGTGGGACATGCTTTTAAACAGAGTACTTGAGGTGGAGACAGAGATCAGGAACTTAGCCACCCTAGCGCgttggaggctagcctaggcCGTGTTAACTTGGTTTGGGGGTAGAGTATTTGCTAAGTTGGCTATCCATGGCTGTGCTAGGCATAGGGCTCCCAATACTGACAGGACAGGACTTCCCTGGTGAGAGGGAGCCTGTAGCAGTGACAGCAACATGACAACTGATCTCCAGGAGGGCCATGAGAAACACAAGGGATGGACAAAGAGAAGGATACTTCTGTCAGAACTGACGTTTGCTGTTGAGGCACCCGCATCATCTTTCTTATCTGCTTCAGTGAGGGACGTTAAGGAAAACCAGGTGGGAAAAAAAGGCCTTCACACATCTCAGACTAAGCGTGAAAAGTGTTTCATCGACAAGGGTACGAAGCAGGCTGGATGCAGTGAGGATGGGGCATCGCCGAGACTCATTTCTGAAAATCTTAACATGGCAGGAAATGCCTGCAGCTTCTCTAAAATCTTCTTAGAGGCTAAGAAGAAGGGTCAGGTGGTCTGCAAAGCCCGCCACACTGACATTACCTAATAGCCGGGGACAAGACATTCTGAAACAGCACAGTTCCCACCAGCACgcaggagatggaagcaggaagatcaggaggtcaaggccagccatTCTtacagcaagttcaaagccacctcGGCTGCATGGCACACACAGTGTGATTCTCAGAGCCTCCAGGAACTTTCAAGAAGCCCACATCATCCATggtctctatcttttttttttttcttttcccaaaaccaattttttattagatattttcttcatttacatttcaaatgctatcccaaaagtcccctatccccccaccccaccccacccccaccccatggtcTTTATCTTAAGGCTACTTTATATCAGAAACTCAGAAAAAGCCCAGAGATCCCTGTTTTAACCTCAGGAGAACTCATAGTTTAAAAGCTGGTGTTTTGGAAGCCAGGCGTGGTTAtgatgcctttaatctcagtggtGGAAGATGGGGGTAGGAAGATCTTTGTGAGcttgagggcagcctgatctacataatgagactgtctcaaaaaaagttatTTTGGGCAGAAAGCAAGTATGACATTACAGCACGGATAAGAGTAGCCACGATGGTCCGTCTTGCACGAGATTTAGAATCATCGGACACGAACCTCTGGGATGCCTGTGTGAGAGTGTCTAGCTGGACTAAGCCTGAATGTGGGAGGCAGCCTTCCCTTGGGTTACAGTCTTGAACTGAATCAAAAGGAAAGGGAGGCTGAAAACAGCATtgtcttcctttgctttcctgcTGGAGGTAATGCAAccagctgctgcctgctgccctgcTTTCCCCACCATGGTGGAGGGTACCGGCTCAAAACAAGAGGAACTAATACAGTGTCCCTCAAGCGCAAGGAATTACAGTATTTCCTAATTCTATCTGGAACAGTTATGTGTTGAATTAGAAGTCACATGTCAACTATTCCAACATCATTTCTGGAACCCACAAGGGCCCATGGCCGCTGCCATCTTGAAAGAGGAAACTAGGCTACAGAGCGGGACTGCAACTTCTCAGGGGTGATATAAACTGTCCAACATTCCCAGCACGAGCCTCAAGGGAACGGGGCTGAGCCTCCAAAAAGGATATTCCTCTTCGTCTGTCACGTCGGCATACTGGGCCAGCAGGGCtgctttcctctgcttctcttcttctgaAACCACCCTGGGCTTCACCACAATCTGTGCCTGCTTCTCAATCAAGGTGGCGATGGCCTGCACCTCATCTGTGTggcagatggaaggagagagagacaagggcAGCAGGTAAGAGAAAACAAGCTCCCAAACCACTAAGCCCCCTAGTGGTCAGTGTTGGTAGTAACCGCTCTGTTCACATTTGCTGGGCCCTGAAAGCTGAGGACCCCGGCCATTCAGGAGTCAAGGAAAAGCTATGAAGGCTAGGCTTTAAGCcttctagaaaaatattttagattatgtTTATTTGTTGGGGAGGAGGTGCACCGAAGTCTAGAGGACAACTGTGGGGAGACAGTTTCCTCCTTCATGGGATCCCAGGGATAGGACTCCGGACACCCGGCTCCTGCACCAAGCGCCAAGCTAAAACCATCTCATCACCCCTAGGGGAACATTTTACAAACACcaacacggggggggggggggggctggagacaGCTCCGTGATTAAGACTACCAGTCAGTGCCTGCTTCTCAATCAAGGTGGTTCTGGCAAAGGACTGGAGTTTTAATTCCCAGCCCTcctgtcaggtggctcacagtccCCTGTAACTGCAGCTTGGTGGGATCCGATGCTTTGGTGGGCacctccactcacacacacactcacacacagacaaacatatgtacattaaaagtaaaaaaaaatattaacaaacctgtgtgtgtctgtgtgtctgtgtatgcaaaccagctttgcttttatttccagGTAAACAACAGCAATAACCAATACCCGGGCCCCAAGCCAAGTATATTATGCGATTATACTGACTGAGGACCAACGCTGTATAATTTAAGTTAGATTCTTTATAAGTTTGGCTTCTGTGTTTTGAGTTCTCTGTTGCTAATTTACCATCCTAATGAGCATGTGAGCCCATTCCTCTTTCATTTTCAGAGGAAAAGGATTCAGCCAAATGAAGTAGAAATTCAAACATAATGTATGCCAtgtaatgaaaaatatgaaaacgGTGGAAGCTCAGTGGGCGACGGCTCCAGCCTTCAAGACTGACCACCGGAGTCCAGAAGACTAGAGCTGACCCAAGACATGTGACTCGAATCTACTAGGGGCAGAGGGTTCGAGCAAAAGCAATTGCAAACgatgcaggcatggtggtgcacacttgtagcccttgggaggctgagcgAGCCTGAACTGTATAAAGAAAGtttgtttccaaaacaaaacaaaacaaaacaacaacaaaaaaaaacaacaaaagaaaggaaaggaaaccaaaACCCACCCACAGCACAGGGAAGATGGCTGTGGTCCAGGTGGACTggaaagacaaagaataaaaggaaatcagGATTGCTAAAACTTTAAAGAGAACATCTGGGTACTCACTGAAGCAAATTATCTTAGGAAGATTGAAtatccaaagaagaaaatgacaccCTTGCCCCTTAACAGCTGACGGGCAAAGACCCCGGAGATTGGACCAGAGGCTCTGAGGGCAGCACAGGGGTGGCTTACTGAGTACAGGAGCTCTGGCATCTTCATGACCTGAATTTCCTCAAGGTGGAAACACGGATCCAAATCCTCAAAGTTGTCCTGaccctcacaccacacacaccacacatgcacatacacacacacacacacacgcacacacacacacgcgcacacacacacacacacacacaccacacaggcacacacacacacaggcacacacacacaccacacacatacacacaccacacacataccacacacaccacacaggcacACNNNNNNNNNNNNNNNNNNNNNNNNNNNNNNNNNNNNNNNNNNNNNNNNNNNNNNNNNNNNNNNNNNNNNNNNNNNNNNNNNNNNNNNNNNNNNNNNNNNNNNNNNNNNNNNNNNNNNNNNNNNNNNNNNNNNNNNNNNNNNNNNNNNNNNNNNNNNNNNNNNNNNNNNNNNNNNNNNNNNNNNNNNNNNNNNNNNNNNNNNNNNNNNNNNNNNNNNNNNNNNNNNNNNNNNNNNNNNNNNNNNNNNNNNNNNNNNNNNNNNNNNNNNNNNNNNNNNNNNNNNNNNNNNNNNNNNNNNNNNcacacacacacacacaccacaccacacacataccacacacatactacacacacaccacacacacacacacacacacacaccacacatgcacatacacacacacacatgcacaccacacacacacatcacacacacacaccacacacataccacacacacacacaccacacatacgcacacacacaccacacacataccacacacacgcacacatacaccacacgcacacacacatacacacaccacacatacaccacacacacacaccacacatgcacaggcatacatagaAGAAtcaatgtgttttaaaaagtaaggCCAACTCTACCTTCCTTTTTGACTTTGGTGGTGACATCCCGTGTTTCCGACCATCGCTCCACAATTTCCTTACAGATGTCCAGGAGAGACTCTTCTTCCTGGTAGGAAAAGCACGCAGTGAGTTTCCTGAAAAGCACGCCGGTGAGTTTCCTGGAAAGCACGCCGGTGAGTTTCCTGGAAAGCACGCCGGTGAGTTTCCTGAAAAGCCCCCAGAAACAACAGCAACCCGAGGAAGGCCATCACTCTCCCCACTGGCGCAAGGACCTGGGCCACAGATGACAGACGAGAGTGCATCTCATTGGAGGCTCCAGACACAGAAGCCATCTTGACTGTCCCAGAACCCACGCCTGCTGTCCAGATTACCCACGCTGCCCTGCCTCatcctccattttattttatgtttttttgagacaggggtttctctgtgtagccctggctatcctggaactctctctgtagatcaggctggactcaaactcacagagatctgtctgcctctgcctccagagtgctggaattaaaggcgtgccccaccaccacccagccttcacctttcattttaaagaaggaaatgctttgtttgtttaattaataaTTGTATCCACTGTCTGCTCTTAGGATACAGTAAAcaatgtttagttttttgtttcgtgtgtgatgtgtgtggtgtgtgtgatacgtggtgtgtgtgatacatggtgtgtgtgtgtgtgttgtgaacaCTATGGCGTGCCTGTGGAGTCAGAGACAACTGTGGGAGTTGGATTcctcctcctaccatgtgggtctcaggaattCAACGTAAGTGATTGGCAGAAAacacatttacctgctgagccacatcaCTGACTGGTCGGTCATATATTATGTACATACTGTAGAATCAATCTAATTATTGCCTTAATTCATTACTTAGCAGTTTCCTGTGGGAAAACAGTTAAAATATACATCTTTGAAGCACActatattattacatttttattcatgatAGTCTCCATTTCATGTTATAGATTACTAAAGTGTCTCCCCCTTTCCCTTGCCTAACTTCAATTTTCTGGAGGAAAACTTGTTGCCGAAATCAAAATTctagccttgttttgttttgttggtttggtatCTTTTTGGCTTTAGTGGCCCAGGCTAGCTTGCTAAGTAGATAAGGTTGCCCATGAACCTCTTACGGCTGACTTTCAAGTACCGGGGTCTCgtgggaattttggtttctttagaaaacaaaggaatattATAAGAACATGTTTTCGTCTTAATCCCAgctgtgggatgtggggctgcgtctgattgtccacagcagctgactgtgatttgcctcatgctctagcaggggtgtgattttgccaggtgcagatagtttctgcaattgttgTGATgtctggaattctggggacttttcagagcgTATATAAATGCAAGCAAGGGTCCCCAGGAGGCAGGGTAGGTAGTGGATTGTTGTTGGTCTTGGTTTGTTAAGAAGTtgtcatgtgcaaagaagaaacaaggataagaaattagatattctgtctgcaaagatcaaacttgccccaaggaactcagcACTCCTAATCAACAGGAAGCAGTCTAAGGGCGACATCTCGGCCTTCCCAACCCCTGACTTTagtcagggatctctttcctttcttctccattaCCTAGTGTTTGGGGTTGAAAGGACGGAAGAAAAAAgatcccacaaagtagccaaagccCGGCTACACTGGGGTTAAATGCCTGCTGCCGTTGGTGGCTACAGG
Above is a genomic segment from Mus caroli chromosome 11, CAROLI_EIJ_v1.1, whole genome shotgun sequence containing:
- the Ccdc43 gene encoding coiled-coil domain-containing protein 43 isoform X3 — protein: MRAGPVARPVRHCGRHSRVRQDPVPSMAAPSEVAAAVLGEGDGGAFGSWLDGRLEALGVDRAVYAAYILGVLQEEEEEEKLDALQGILSAFLEEESLLDICKEIVERWSETRDVTTKVKKEDEVQAIATLIEKQAQIVVKPRVVSEEEKQRKAALLAQYADVTDEEDLVPKHQRGRCSQCSEIGERLTSG
- the Ccdc43 gene encoding coiled-coil domain-containing protein 43 isoform X2, giving the protein MRAGPVARPVRHCGRHSRVRQDPVPSMAAPSEVAAAVLGEGDGGAFGSWLDGRLEALGVDRAVYAAYILGVLQEEEEEEKLDALQGILSAFLEEESLLDICKEIVERWSETRDVTTKVKKEDEVQAIATLIEKQAQIVVKPRVVSEEEKQRKAALLAQYADVTDEEDEADKKDDAGASTANVSSDRTLFRNTNVEDVLNARKLERDSLRDESQRKKEQDKLQREKDKLAKQERKEKEKKRTQRGERKR
- the Ccdc43 gene encoding coiled-coil domain-containing protein 43 isoform X1, with amino-acid sequence MRAGPVARPVRHCGRHSRVRQDPVPSMAAPSEVAAAVLGEGDGGAFGSWLDGRLEALGVDRAVYAAYILGVLQEEEEEEKLDALQGILSAFLEEESLLDICKEIVERWSETRDVTTKVKKEDEVQAIATLIEKQAQIVVKPRVVSEEEKQRKAALLAQYADVTDEEDEADKKDDAGASTANVSSDRSILLFVHPLCFSWPSWRSVVMLLSLLQAPSHQGSPVLSVLGALCLAQPWIANLANTLPPNQVNTA